One genomic window of Methanobrevibacter gottschalkii DSM 11977 includes the following:
- a CDS encoding HEAT repeat domain-containing protein, whose amino-acid sequence MSNLSFDEAISNLSAEDVGVRKEAIKSLVGITDEKAIEPLIKATTDDNAQVRFKAAEILGNMGDLAVDKLINEFNNAEGKDKRFLAFALKETEDNRIIPYFVEATEDDDFGVRKVAVRALGELQAINELESISKCLKDEDWGVRLATIQALGDFATDESIKLIKDARKSEDDKDFKKSCNKAIKKAEKRQKAKASGKAIVKVIPMSTIKEMEKSNIQKAIKEYERYVEAKQAKDAPYKRLCVLYRKANDYENEVRVIETAIEVFADNDKKLSYFEKRLAKLK is encoded by the coding sequence ATGTCTAATTTAAGTTTTGATGAAGCTATTTCTAACTTATCTGCTGAAGATGTTGGAGTTAGAAAAGAAGCTATAAAATCATTAGTTGGAATTACTGATGAAAAAGCTATTGAACCATTAATTAAAGCTACTACTGATGATAATGCACAAGTCAGATTCAAAGCGGCTGAAATTTTAGGAAATATGGGTGATTTGGCTGTTGATAAATTAATCAATGAATTTAATAATGCTGAAGGTAAAGATAAAAGATTTTTGGCTTTTGCACTTAAAGAAACTGAAGATAATAGAATTATTCCTTATTTTGTTGAAGCAACTGAAGATGATGATTTTGGAGTTAGAAAAGTTGCTGTACGTGCTTTAGGAGAACTTCAAGCTATAAATGAACTTGAATCAATTTCAAAATGCCTTAAAGATGAAGATTGGGGTGTTAGATTAGCTACTATTCAAGCTTTAGGTGATTTTGCAACTGATGAATCAATTAAATTAATTAAAGATGCTAGAAAAAGTGAAGATGATAAGGACTTCAAAAAGTCTTGTAATAAAGCCATTAAAAAAGCTGAAAAAAGACAAAAAGCAAAAGCATCTGGAAAAGCCATAGTAAAAGTCATTCCAATGAGCACTATTAAAGAAATGGAAAAGAGCAATATACAAAAAGCCATTAAAGAATATGAACGATATGTTGAAGCAAAACAAGCAAAAGATGCTCCATACAAACGTTTATGTGTATTGTATAGGAAAGCTAACGACTATGAAAATGAAGTTAGGGTAATTGAAACTGCAATTGAAGTATTTGCAGATAATGATAAAAAATTATCTTACTTTGAGAAAAGATTAGCTAAATTAAAATAG
- a CDS encoding DUF5750 family protein, producing the protein MIVKILNYGDVGNLKFIEYGIYGLLSTQIDYLMENLEEETSINEDVLIIKMYFESKLYPFQSGAAKFRLDDFVAREEIEMAMFLSSFLEDMV; encoded by the coding sequence GTGATTGTTAAAATTTTAAATTATGGTGATGTTGGTAATCTTAAATTCATTGAATATGGCATATATGGATTATTATCAACTCAAATTGATTATCTTATGGAAAATTTAGAGGAGGAAACCTCAATTAATGAGGATGTATTAATCATTAAAATGTATTTTGAAAGTAAGTTATATCCTTTCCAAAGTGGTGCTGCAAAATTCAGATTAGATGATTTCGTCGCTCGTGAAGAAATAGAAATGGCTATGTTTTTGTCAAGTTTTTTAGAGGATATGGTGTGA
- a CDS encoding SDR family NAD(P)-dependent oxidoreductase: MKNYFDIKDKVAVITGASSGLGWQIAQAYASQGAKLALFARREERLQENIAEIEKEFGTEAIYAVCDVGNYDSITEAVAKVMDAYGRIDILVNAAGMGNNKMVTDQSNEEWERHIHIDLSGVYYMCKAVGEVMIEQEYGKIINIGSIHSRVIFPGGGISAYSSAKGGVMNLTKNLAVEWAKYNITVNAIGPAVFETELTVDSIEMDGFMDLIKAYCPAGRLGKPGELDGIAIYLASDASSFCTGQLICIDGGWTAI; the protein is encoded by the coding sequence ATGAAAAACTATTTTGATATTAAAGACAAAGTTGCAGTTATTACTGGTGCTTCTTCTGGTCTTGGCTGGCAAATTGCTCAAGCATATGCAAGCCAAGGTGCAAAATTAGCACTATTTGCAAGAAGAGAAGAAAGACTTCAAGAAAATATCGCTGAAATAGAAAAAGAATTCGGAACCGAAGCGATCTATGCCGTATGTGATGTTGGAAATTATGACAGTATCACTGAAGCTGTTGCAAAAGTTATGGATGCTTATGGAAGAATTGACATTTTAGTTAATGCGGCAGGTATGGGAAACAACAAAATGGTTACTGATCAATCCAACGAAGAATGGGAAAGACACATTCACATTGACTTAAGTGGTGTTTATTACATGTGTAAGGCTGTTGGAGAAGTCATGATTGAACAGGAATATGGTAAAATCATTAACATTGGTTCAATCCACTCTAGAGTTATCTTCCCTGGTGGAGGAATTAGTGCATACTCCTCAGCTAAAGGTGGGGTAATGAACTTAACTAAAAACTTGGCAGTTGAATGGGCAAAATATAATATTACTGTAAATGCTATTGGTCCTGCAGTATTTGAAACAGAATTGACTGTTGATTCAATTGAAATGGATGGATTTATGGATCTTATTAAAGCATATTGTCCTGCTGGTCGTTTAGGTAAACCTGGTGAATTAGATGGTATAGCTATTTACTTAGCATCTGATGCATCTAGTTTCTGTACTGGTCAATTAATTTGTATTGATGGTGGATGGACTGCTATTTAA
- the rnz gene encoding ribonuclease Z, translating to MEIIFLGTSSAVHSYTRNHPAIILKAFGEIILFDCGEGTQRQLIFAKISPMKISKIFISHYHGDHILGLPGLLQSMNFRGRETKLTIYGPKGLNALKNAILNLGYCKIDFPIEFIEIGTETIECCEEYIIRSQHVNHQVPCLAYAVEELKKPRFLRQKAIELGVPVGPAFGKLHNGEEIEINGKIIKPEQVLGPARKGIKITYSGDTAPCEEMIDFAKDSTILIHESTYMNEDADKAEENFHSTSSDAARIAKKSNSKQLVLTHFSTRYATLDDLLKEAKKIFKNTKLAKDFMKIEI from the coding sequence ATGGAAATTATATTTTTAGGAACTTCATCAGCAGTACATTCTTATACTAGAAATCACCCTGCAATTATTCTAAAAGCATTTGGTGAGATTATATTATTTGATTGTGGTGAAGGAACACAAAGACAATTAATTTTTGCTAAAATAAGTCCTATGAAAATATCTAAGATTTTTATTAGTCATTATCATGGCGATCATATTCTAGGCCTTCCAGGACTATTACAGTCAATGAATTTTAGAGGCAGAGAAACTAAATTAACAATATATGGGCCAAAAGGTTTGAATGCATTAAAAAATGCAATATTAAACTTAGGATATTGTAAAATTGATTTTCCAATTGAATTTATTGAAATTGGTACAGAAACTATTGAATGTTGTGAAGAATACATAATCCGATCACAACATGTCAATCACCAAGTTCCATGCTTAGCATATGCTGTAGAAGAACTTAAAAAACCAAGATTTCTCCGTCAAAAAGCAATTGAATTAGGCGTTCCTGTTGGACCTGCTTTTGGAAAATTACACAATGGTGAAGAAATAGAAATCAATGGTAAAATAATCAAACCTGAACAAGTATTAGGGCCTGCAAGAAAAGGAATTAAAATAACTTATTCTGGTGATACTGCACCCTGTGAAGAAATGATTGATTTTGCAAAAGATTCAACCATTTTAATCCATGAATCAACATATATGAATGAAGATGCCGATAAAGCAGAAGAAAACTTCCATTCAACATCTTCGGATGCTGCAAGAATAGCTAAAAAAAGTAACTCCAAACAATTAGTTTTAACACATTTCAGTACGAGATATGCAACATTAGATGATTTACTTAAAGAAGCAAAAAAAATTTTTAAGAATACAAAACTGGCAAAAGATTTTATGAAAATAGAGATTTAA
- a CDS encoding carbon-nitrogen hydrolase family protein, with the protein MTKIKLALCQMNVVDNKKENIKRAHSMIKESVSKNADFIILPEMFNCPYSNDKFIEYGEKENNSPTLNEISELAKTNKVYILAGSIPEREENKLYNTSYLFDKQGNVIAKHRKMHLFDIDVKGKVTFKESDVLTAGNKVTVAETEFGKIGIGICYDIRFPELARIMVENGALILVYPGAFNMTTGSSHWELLFRSRAIDNQAFCIGVAPALNKNASYHSYGHSIIVNPWGKVIAQASEKESLIISEIDLNEIKKIREELPLIKNKRNDIYKIILR; encoded by the coding sequence ATGACAAAAATTAAACTCGCTTTATGTCAAATGAATGTTGTTGATAACAAAAAAGAAAATATCAAAAGAGCACATTCAATGATTAAAGAAAGCGTATCTAAAAATGCTGATTTTATAATATTGCCCGAAATGTTTAATTGCCCATATTCAAACGATAAATTTATTGAGTATGGTGAAAAAGAAAATAATAGTCCTACACTTAACGAGATTTCTGAATTAGCTAAAACAAACAAAGTATACATTCTCGCAGGATCCATTCCTGAAAGAGAAGAGAATAAATTGTATAATACTAGCTATCTTTTTGACAAACAAGGAAATGTTATTGCAAAACACAGGAAGATGCATCTTTTTGATATTGATGTTAAAGGAAAAGTAACATTCAAAGAATCAGATGTGTTAACTGCAGGCAATAAAGTTACAGTAGCTGAAACTGAATTTGGAAAAATAGGCATTGGAATCTGTTACGATATCCGTTTTCCCGAACTTGCACGAATTATGGTTGAAAATGGAGCATTAATACTAGTTTATCCTGGTGCTTTTAACATGACAACTGGTTCTTCCCATTGGGAACTGCTATTTCGCTCAAGAGCTATTGACAATCAAGCATTTTGCATTGGCGTTGCACCTGCATTAAATAAAAATGCTAGTTATCATAGTTACGGGCATTCGATTATTGTAAATCCTTGGGGAAAAGTAATAGCTCAAGCTAGTGAAAAAGAGAGTTTGATAATTTCAGAAATTGATTTAAATGAAATAAAAAAAATAAGGGAAGAGTTACCCCTCATAAAAAATAAAAGAAATGACATCTACAAGATTATTCTAAGATAA
- a CDS encoding PsbP-related protein: MKKCPECGNPSYDGAPVCGNCGYKFPKAKNSVPKGEDIFKKEHKKEPSNDESTLTIIKQKKLIIGIILVITLILICGIFLTGSTNKSSPIQNVDTEKYSAGSFSFKYPGDWQELNQTDEEHPGAIFYKAANNTTVEYYNVSSSASSLKEINQNRITHAQSVGASVTLLETITLDGRNASNIILENADGNYTRYVSMFSNGELYVFRLSGDSVNSITSDEINSVINSADIA; encoded by the coding sequence GTGAAAAAATGTCCCGAATGTGGAAATCCTAGTTATGATGGAGCCCCAGTTTGTGGAAACTGTGGATATAAATTCCCTAAAGCTAAAAATTCAGTGCCTAAAGGAGAAGATATCTTCAAAAAAGAACACAAAAAGGAACCTTCCAATGACGAAAGTACACTTACTATTATAAAACAGAAAAAGCTTATTATTGGAATAATCTTAGTTATAACTTTAATTTTAATTTGTGGAATCTTTTTAACTGGATCAACCAATAAATCTTCACCGATTCAAAATGTTGACACAGAAAAATATAGTGCAGGATCATTTTCATTCAAATATCCTGGTGATTGGCAGGAACTAAACCAAACTGATGAAGAACATCCAGGAGCTATATTTTATAAAGCAGCAAACAACACAACTGTTGAATATTACAATGTCAGCAGTAGTGCATCATCTTTAAAAGAAATAAACCAAAATAGAATCACACATGCTCAAAGTGTAGGTGCTTCTGTCACCCTTCTTGAAACAATAACATTAGATGGTAGAAATGCATCAAATATTATCTTAGAAAACGCTGATGGAAACTACACAAGATATGTTTCAATGTTTAGTAATGGAGAACTATATGTATTCAGACTTTCTGGAGATTCCGTCAATTCCATTACATCTGATGAAATTAATAGTGTGATAAATTCTGCAGACATAGCTTAA
- a CDS encoding mechanosensitive ion channel family protein, whose translation MNISVTLNNPAWTLIYILIVIIATSFLTRLIAFLMNKMKRFHNNEAAIYLTRDIINYIIYFIALMIILQFFGINLAGTLLSLGIAGIALSFAAKDLISNLFSGITLIIGKSIQVGDTIEINNKKGIVERITLRSTIISDDSGVKKIIPNSTLTNYPYLHFKTPEKYRVDIQTGLSLNIDVEEFEKYIVKKILEYDGILKNPKPSVYSKGITFEETQLKVSFWVKEFNSKDKYKLTITNEIRKFTKMGEKDE comes from the coding sequence ATGAACATATCAGTAACATTAAATAATCCTGCATGGACGTTAATTTATATTTTAATAGTTATTATCGCCACATCTTTTTTAACTAGACTAATTGCCTTTTTAATGAATAAAATGAAACGTTTTCACAACAATGAGGCTGCAATTTATCTTACAAGAGATATAATAAATTATATAATCTATTTTATTGCATTAATGATTATTTTACAATTTTTTGGAATAAATCTGGCAGGAACATTATTGAGTTTGGGAATAGCAGGTATAGCTTTGAGTTTTGCTGCTAAAGATTTAATATCAAATTTATTCTCAGGAATAACATTGATTATTGGAAAAAGTATTCAAGTTGGGGATACAATTGAAATAAACAATAAAAAAGGAATTGTTGAAAGAATAACCCTTAGATCAACTATTATTTCTGATGACAGTGGTGTTAAAAAGATTATTCCAAACTCCACATTGACAAATTACCCCTACTTACACTTTAAAACTCCTGAAAAATATAGAGTAGACATCCAAACCGGATTGTCATTAAATATTGATGTTGAGGAATTTGAAAAATACATTGTTAAAAAAATATTAGAATATGATGGAATATTAAAAAATCCAAAACCATCCGTTTATTCAAAAGGAATCACTTTTGAAGAAACTCAGCTCAAAGTATCGTTTTGGGTAAAAGAATTTAATAGTAAAGATAAATATAAATTAACAATTACAAACGAAATTAGAAAATTTACAAAAATGGGTGAAAAAGATGAGTAA
- a CDS encoding alpha/beta fold hydrolase yields the protein MNSFEFENGGVLNDVNVEYMSFGTPIYDDNGIIKNAIVYCHGSLGSYSSIKKLAPLLGENDAFDENKYFFICISALGSPGSCSPSSTDLKNKFPKYSIRDVVKFQKKFLAEKFNINHVLGMIGNSMGGFVCLTSAINFPDYADFIICGVSSYKVAGHDFILSQFVNEIIESDPDYNKGDLTYSLIRTLRIACLAEFNFGLSKKALRDMSKIELSSEFENFGNESIETDIYDLKYCNEACMYFDVEEELGNIKSKTLIIACNQDPHFPPELDAIPMSKMINGSKLVIMDSDLGHLCFNELDTISNELKEFMEGLGDC from the coding sequence TTGAATTCATTTGAATTTGAGAATGGTGGTGTATTAAATGATGTAAACGTGGAGTATATGTCATTCGGAACTCCAATTTATGATGACAATGGAATTATAAAAAATGCTATTGTCTATTGCCATGGATCTTTAGGCAGTTACTCTTCAATAAAAAAACTTGCACCATTATTAGGTGAAAATGATGCTTTTGATGAAAATAAATATTTTTTCATTTGTATTTCAGCGTTAGGATCACCAGGGTCCTGTTCCCCATCAAGCACTGATTTAAAAAATAAATTCCCAAAATATTCTATCAGGGATGTTGTAAAATTTCAAAAAAAATTTTTAGCTGAAAAATTTAACATCAATCATGTTTTAGGGATGATTGGTAATTCCATGGGGGGTTTTGTTTGTCTTACTTCAGCAATAAATTTCCCAGATTATGCAGATTTTATTATTTGCGGTGTTAGTAGCTATAAAGTTGCGGGGCATGATTTTATACTATCACAATTTGTAAATGAAATCATTGAATCTGATCCGGATTATAATAAAGGAGATTTGACTTATTCTTTAATTAGAACATTAAGAATAGCTTGTTTGGCTGAATTTAATTTTGGATTATCAAAAAAAGCATTAAGGGATATGTCTAAAATTGAATTAAGTTCTGAATTTGAAAATTTTGGTAATGAAAGTATTGAAACAGATATTTATGATTTAAAATATTGTAATGAAGCATGCATGTATTTTGATGTTGAAGAAGAATTGGGCAATATCAAATCAAAAACATTAATAATTGCATGTAATCAGGATCCTCATTTTCCACCTGAATTGGATGCTATTCCAATGTCTAAAATGATAAATGGGTCTAAATTAGTAATAATGGATTCAGATTTAGGGCATTTATGTTTTAATGAATTGGATACTATTTCAAATGAATTAAAGGAGTTCATGGAGGGATTGGGTGATTGTTAA
- the nucS gene encoding endonuclease NucS, producing MKYKILEKPSCEDGYDLVQEALRKKTTILIFACCKVSYEGRALSELNWGERIIMIKPDGTFLIHQEKKVEPVNWQPPKSRTRSYIKNDNLFLESHRRTPKELLTVEIRKIQFINYANIEDFEELEQAGYEKDMGDMIMEKPHMIEEGFTPTAREYSVEHGFIDILGKDSDNNLMVLELKARKAGITAVKQLRRYLQDLENTDNDYLKECESQKKKIRGLLVAPSIMDDALELLENEGIEFVSIEPPRELKRDKKVTLDAF from the coding sequence ATGAAATATAAAATTTTAGAAAAGCCTAGTTGTGAAGATGGATATGATCTGGTTCAAGAAGCTCTACGTAAAAAAACAACAATACTAATCTTTGCTTGCTGTAAAGTTAGTTATGAAGGAAGGGCATTAAGTGAACTCAACTGGGGAGAACGTATAATTATGATTAAACCAGATGGAACATTTTTAATCCATCAAGAAAAAAAAGTAGAACCTGTGAATTGGCAACCTCCAAAATCAAGAACCAGAAGTTACATTAAAAATGACAATTTGTTCTTAGAAAGCCATAGAAGAACTCCAAAAGAATTGCTGACTGTAGAAATTAGAAAAATCCAATTTATAAATTATGCAAATATTGAAGACTTTGAGGAACTTGAACAGGCAGGATATGAAAAAGATATGGGTGACATGATAATGGAAAAACCACACATGATTGAAGAAGGTTTTACACCTACTGCCCGCGAATATAGTGTGGAACATGGATTTATAGACATTTTAGGAAAAGACAGTGATAATAATTTAATGGTTCTTGAATTAAAAGCACGAAAAGCTGGAATTACAGCAGTGAAACAACTTAGAAGATATCTTCAGGATTTAGAAAATACAGACAATGATTATTTAAAAGAGTGTGAATCTCAAAAGAAAAAAATTAGAGGACTGCTTGTTGCACCTTCAATTATGGATGATGCTTTGGAATTACTGGAAAATGAAGGTATCGAGTTTGTATCTATTGAACCTCCACGTGAGTTAAAAAGAGATAAAAAAGTAACATTAGATGCATTTTAA
- a CDS encoding alpha/beta hydrolase family protein, producing MSSFEFESGRILKDVNVEYSTMGFPKYDEDGNITNAIVFCPTLKGERSVLANLHNALTMDNISNDDEFAFIRDKKYFFIRIVSLGSPESCSPSTTDLKHNFPNYTFRDCVNFKKQFLKEKFNLDSVLAIVGEGVGGCEVFTWACEYPDYMEFILSMNNLAKLSGTSYIFFKSMESVLESNDKIYSDVYDPSLSKLVVAVNKMLFLNYLSRNMLSNLSRDELDALLDNFVEDGLFRDVHDLKYLCDCLLEYDVNDKLSNIKAKTILIAIEGQFLVNVEKEVLPLENAIDDVEVMVIQLDEGEFDNGESYSSVFKIFSFLNEYGVE from the coding sequence ATGTCTTCTTTTGAATTTGAATCTGGTAGAATTCTTAAAGATGTCAATGTTGAATATAGTACTATGGGATTTCCAAAATATGATGAAGATGGAAACATTACTAATGCGATTGTATTTTGCCCCACTCTTAAAGGGGAACGTTCTGTTTTAGCTAATCTTCATAATGCTTTGACTATGGATAATATTTCTAATGATGATGAGTTTGCTTTTATCCGTGATAAAAAATATTTTTTTATTAGGATTGTTTCATTAGGTTCTCCGGAGTCATGTTCTCCTTCCACCACTGATTTAAAACATAATTTTCCTAATTATACTTTTAGAGACTGTGTTAATTTTAAAAAACAGTTTTTAAAAGAAAAATTTAATTTGGATTCAGTTTTAGCTATTGTTGGTGAAGGAGTAGGGGGTTGTGAAGTATTTACCTGGGCTTGTGAATATCCGGATTATATGGAATTCATATTATCCATGAATAATCTGGCTAAACTATCTGGAACTAGTTATATATTTTTCAAAAGCATGGAAAGTGTATTAGAATCAAACGATAAAATTTATTCTGATGTATATGATCCATCTTTGTCCAAATTGGTTGTTGCAGTTAACAAGATGCTGTTCTTAAATTATTTATCAAGAAACATGCTTTCCAATTTATCAAGGGATGAACTTGATGCGTTATTGGATAATTTTGTAGAAGATGGTTTATTCAGGGATGTTCATGATTTGAAATACCTTTGTGATTGTCTTTTAGAGTATGATGTGAATGATAAATTATCTAATATAAAAGCTAAGACCATACTTATAGCAATAGAAGGTCAATTTTTGGTAAATGTTGAAAAAGAAGTTTTACCACTGGAAAATGCAATTGATGATGTGGAGGTTATGGTGATTCAGTTAGATGAAGGGGAATTTGATAATGGGGAGTCATATTCTTCTGTTTTTAAAATATTTTCATTTTTAAATGAATATGGAGTAGAATAA
- the nadA gene encoding quinolinate synthase NadA, with protein MSNTLQKEILKLKEEKNAIILAHNYQPKEVQEIADFLGDSLELCIKASEIDDKDLVIFCGVDFMAETAFILNPDKKIVIPTLEAECPMAHMLPEDVLLKAKEENPDAGVILYVNSIAEAKQHADTLCTSANAVKVAQSLPHDKILFGPDKNLGTHVADKIDKVIIPVPKDGHCYVHRLFHVEDVELKREQYPNAEIICHPECDIKVQKACDKVMSTGGMLKYIATSDKEEFVIGTEIDMITRINAEVPGKKLYPLLEGAICETMKLHTLEKIRDSLVNEAPQVTLPKDVADKSKKAVQHMLDVSK; from the coding sequence ATGAGTAATACACTTCAAAAAGAAATTTTAAAATTAAAAGAAGAAAAAAATGCAATAATACTTGCACATAATTACCAGCCAAAAGAAGTTCAAGAAATCGCAGATTTTCTTGGAGATTCATTAGAATTATGTATTAAAGCTTCTGAAATTGATGATAAAGATTTAGTAATATTTTGTGGTGTAGATTTCATGGCCGAAACCGCATTTATATTAAACCCCGATAAAAAAATTGTTATTCCAACATTAGAAGCTGAATGTCCAATGGCACATATGTTGCCTGAAGATGTGCTTTTAAAAGCAAAAGAAGAAAATCCTGATGCAGGAGTTATCCTTTATGTAAACAGTATTGCTGAAGCTAAACAACATGCAGATACATTATGTACTTCAGCTAATGCAGTAAAAGTTGCACAAAGCTTGCCTCATGATAAAATATTATTTGGACCAGATAAAAATTTAGGAACTCATGTAGCCGATAAAATCGATAAGGTAATCATTCCTGTGCCTAAAGATGGTCATTGTTATGTTCATAGATTATTCCATGTTGAAGATGTTGAGCTTAAAAGAGAACAATATCCTAATGCGGAAATAATTTGTCACCCAGAATGTGATATTAAAGTTCAAAAAGCATGTGATAAAGTAATGTCCACTGGAGGAATGTTAAAATACATTGCAACAAGTGATAAAGAAGAATTTGTAATTGGAACTGAAATTGACATGATTACAAGAATCAATGCAGAAGTACCTGGAAAAAAATTATATCCTTTACTTGAAGGAGCTATTTGTGAAACAATGAAATTGCACACACTTGAAAAAATAAGAGATTCACTTGTAAACGAAGCTCCACAAGTCACATTACCAAAAGATGTTGCTGATAAATCAAAAAAAGCTGTTCAACATATGCTTGATGTATCAAAATAA